In Ailuropoda melanoleuca isolate Jingjing chromosome 18, ASM200744v2, whole genome shotgun sequence, the sequence ATTCATGGGGGCTACCCCCACCACCCCAGTCACATCCCAACAGCTCCACGTGCAATTAGTATCCCAGGGAAACTAAGTTCCTCCTTTGAGTGTTGGGAGGACAccaacattcagtctatagcaagtGGTTAATAAATGGTAAATAATAGGTACAACTTTGTTTTGTGATATACTTATTGAATAGATTTCCTTATTGTTCCATCTATATCACCAAGCATTTTTCCAACTGATATTTACAAAATTTACTAATGTAATATTTACTAATGTACTATTTATCTCCAACTGATATTTACAAAATTTACTAATGTAATATTTGATCAATTTACTAATGTTTCAGTAATACTTTCAATAGTATTAAGATTTCTTCATTAATCCCATTTTTAACCTTGCACTCTATTGCTTTGCCTGCTTGACCATGCATGGACTATAAATCATTTaacaatgtatttaaatatataaacttataaaatGTCAGGCAGAATTCATGCAGAAGTATTAGttgcatttataaaattaaatattaaaaaaatgcttttgcttAAATCTCAGGGTTTTGCTCTGATACATCCATAATCCTGAAGGTGAATCAAAATATGTCCCTAGGGTTTAGGGGGCATATCTGGAACAACCTCCCATATGAGCACTAAATTTCTTTGAGAActcatgtttctgtttaaaaatgtatgcaaCTTCCACAAAATAATATATCCATGATCATTTCAATTCAAAGTAATCgttttaatattcaattttttaaaaagattttatttatttatttgacaaagatagagacagccagctagagagggaacacaaccagggggagtgggagaggaagaagcaggctcatagcagaggtgcctgatgtgggggctcgatcccagaacgccaggatcacgccctgagccgaaggcagatgcttaactgctgtgccacccaggcgcccccaatattcaattatttttaagtctATCTAGACTTTGAAGTAAAGCTAAGAAACCCAAGGGGATGTGCCTTTTTGTCTAGTGACCTCAAATACTCCCTGAGAAGTACAACACAAAAGCTCTCAGAGATACACTGTTTTactagaatgaataaattaatgctaTAAACATTATTTCATAATACATGCTAGGATGCATTCTATATTTTAGATCATATTGATTTGAGGTTCCATGTAAAAATGAATCATGAATTTGAGAAACCCTGTGAttgaaagaatttctttaaatgttttgaagaaaccattaaaggggcacctggatggctcagtcagttaagcatccaactcagctcaggtcatgatctcagggtcatgacatcaagagccatgtggggctccctgctgggtatggagcctgcttaagattctctctctccctctccttctgcccctcccccatccctcttttaaaaaataaaacaaaataataaaataaaataaaaataaaacaaaaaaaaaccccattatGGAACATTGAGGAAACAAGATCTCCTTCCCTTGTATAACTGGGAGCCtctatttttgcaaataaagccTTTCGCTTCCATGTTCCAATGTCATCTGCCTTATAGTTAGGCCACAGAAAGTGAATGTGCTCACTGTACCTCATTGGCAGGAAGCAGACCCTTGCACTGTTCTttttagagaggaggggtggTGTAGGGGGGCCTTGGGGGAAAAAGAGGCATATCTTGACCCAGTTATGTTGGGTGTATTTTCCAAATACTTATCATGCCCAAAGCATGGTGGAGAAATCTGCAGAAATATGAGAAATTACAAAGATGTATACCACAGGGGCTTGGGAAGGACTTCTACTGAAAGGCAGTGTACATGATAAATTGTTCGAACAGGAGCCATTGGAGGAGACAGTACTCATTGGCTGGGGTTAAcaagggttaaaaaaaattttttttaatgtggttaaaTATTCTGAGTTGGAAAAGACTAGGATTCATGCTGataggtggggaggaagaggaagttcCATAGCATGTGGTAATCTCAATTTACTAGAGTATTTTATCTCTGGAGAAAGATTTTATGCgtgttttgtgttattttatcttaaatatttacaattccaAATTTTCAGAATCTCTGGCAGAGTGTTGAAACAGACAAATCATTAATGTTTCCAGTCATATAAAATGTAATCCAGATCCCAGAATTCACACCATCAGTGTCTTTGTTCCCCCGTATCAAGGATCCTGATAAAACACACTAAGGTATTTTCCGAAATGTATTCATGTTTATTAGGACTTTGGAACACATATTTTTAAGGAACTCTGATCCATTAGTTTGAAATAACTACAGAGAACTGAAACAAGTAAAAATGACGAAATGCATTTATGGACAGGCTACACTTTGGAAAGgagaattttataaagaaaattgagGATATTTATTAGAAGGGAAAGAATGACTTAGAAATTGTGCTGATGACTCAGAATGAGCGCTACGTCCATGATTTTTTAAGTCATCAAGTTGAAAATAGTATAGAGCTCTATgaatttagtatttaattttgttatctaGATTTGCTTTATGGGACATAGAGCTACAACATTACATATTAAATTCAACGTCCcgtgaaaaaaattatttcacaaaccTTTGAATTAAGGCAAGTGTTATTATTCCTATTTGGTGGCAAAGATAATGAATGGTTGTCCCGAAAAGGCATACAGCTTGTACATTACTCTGTTGAGGGGGTACATATACCCATTAATgaaattaagatttaattttcatttcagacaACAGTGTTGAGTTTTTGCTGAACTCACTTTCTTTtgactaaaatgtatttttaaggcaATTTATAGTCAGgagttataaaacatttttaaaaataaatctaataaatcaACTAAGGCTTTGAATTTCAACATGACATTCTCATAACTTGCACATTGAAATAGGACTGATTTACCCATTCACATGGTGAAGGAAGCTACTTTGTCAAACTCATCAATCACTAGTAAAGTTTCTCGGGTTAGGATATTTTCCACCTTAGTTTTTCCCACCATTCTTCACTGtccattgttttctctcttgaCCAGAATAGGTTCTGTTTTATTGACCATGACCGCATTGTTTATCATAACAAAGACTGACTCAGGTTTATAGCCAAAATAACATATACTTAAAATCACTGACTCTAAATTTTTTTGTGGATTTTCCCTTTgcacatttctattttatatgctTTTGACCTACATGCCTCTTGAGTTCACTTACCTTTTTGGCCAAAGCCCTGGATGATACAGTTGGACACTGAATGTTGGAGGGTGACCAAACGTGGTCAATACATGTTGATTAAAGTTGACTCAGGATGGCAGTCatatgttgttttttaaaaatatatggttatttctaatttatttgggattcatttggaaataatttataccaaatatattttctaaactttctagatatatttttctCTAGTTATTACACCAATTTCCCCCGACACTAAGTTAGCTAGCAGTTAGGGTTAAGTAGTGGTTAGGGCTAGGGAGGAAGATGACGTGACCTGATAGGATTCATATTGTAAGCCAGGTATTCTCATAAGTGGATAACAACTATGAGATCACTCAGACTTCTTGCTTCTTTCTGGTCCCACTCCATCGTGAACTTTGTGAGAAGTGGTGCACCGTTCTCCCATCACTTCCATGCCCAGCTTCTTCCCGGGAAGGCAAACACATATATCTGTGCTTTGTGGGTCTACTTTCCAGAGATCATCTTGTCTTGACCCAAAACTCCTTGGTCAGTGCCCTTCTCAGGGCAGCCTTCACATCCTTGTTCCTCAGTGTATAGATAAACGGATTGAGTGTGGGTGTGACAATCCCATAAAAGAGAGCCGTGATCTTCCCCCTGTCACGAGAGTAGCTAGAGGGAGGCTGGACATACATACTGATGGCCGGAAAGTAGAAGAGGGACACCACCAGCAGGTGTGAAGCACAGGTGTTGAAGGACTTCCAGCGACTTTCAGCAGAGCGGATTCTCATTACTGCCCGAGCAATGAGCACATAGGTGCCCAGGATGAGGGTGAGGGGCACCAGAAGTAGCAATGCCGCCAGCACATTGAGCTCAGCCTCATTCACATGAGTATCAGCACATGCTAGTTTCAAAAGAGCAGGAACTTCACAGAAGAAATGGTCCATCACCCTGTGTCCACACCGTGGGACCACCATGGTGAGAGTGGACTGCACAAGGGAGTTGGCAAAGCCACTGATCCAGGTCCCAGTGGCCATGTGGATGCAGCGTCTCTGACTCACGATGATTGGGTAGTGAAGGGGCTTGCAAACAGCAGCATAACGGTCGAAGGCCATGACGGCTAGAAGTATACATTCAGTAGAACCTAAGGCCAAGAAAATGTACAGCTGGGCAACACAGCCACCGTAGCTGATGGACTTGCCTGGTCCCCTAAGGTTGACTAACATCTGTGGCACAGTGCTGGTGGTGTAGCAGAGGTCCAGTAGGGATAGATTCGAGACAAAAAAGTACATGGGACTGTCAAGCTGGGGGTCCAGGCGGGAAACAAGGATAATGGAGATATTCCCAAATAGGGCAAAGATGTAGGCCACCAGAAAGATTATGAAGAGTGGTGTCTCCAGCCAGGGATGGTCAGAGAATCCCAGTAAGATAAAATCATCTTGTGAGCTCTGATTGCTGATCCCCATATTGTCACTAACAGGTGAAATTCTAGCTGGAACTTCTAAATAACCACTGCCAGCAATGGGTGTCAGTAGTAAAAGGAAGCCAAGGAGAGGTAGGGATAAGAGATGGTGAGATGAAAGTCTCGTTTCTGCTATAATCTGCACCCATACTGTGACTATGGTAAAATGTTGAGTCAACATTGCCAATGTAACGTTGAAAGATTATcaagagaagaataaagagagTACCAGCAAAATAGGACACTTGGCTTCTTTTATGGGTGCTTTCCAGTTAGTTACTCACTCCTTTTggaattttgtatcttttaaaaaggttCAGTAGCACTCCCATCAACTGTGcatattatcaatatttttaaaaagattttatttattggacacacagagagagagacagggagagagggaacacaagcaaggggaatgggagagggagaaacaggcttctcactgagcaaggagccagtcacagggcttgatcccaggactctgggatcacgacctgagccaaaggcagatgcttaatgactgagccacccagggagccCTGTACATGTTATCAATATTTAATGACAACAGCAGAGTACAGATTAAAGCAGAGTGGGAGGAGACAGAGCTTCCCAAATACAAGTCCAAACAAAGGTCAGCTTGAGGGGGCAGGTGGATGTCCGTCTTAGACCGACTTGGTGAGAATCTTCGTGGGAACTGAAGCACTGCGCACATCCCATGTGATGAAAGGATGCAGTTTCAGGACCCTGCTCAACCCTTAGCATAATGCTGATCCtattcagaaatttttaaaatagggaaaagaaacaaaaagttcaAACAAgataacatacacacaaaacagcCCCCAAAACCTTGCTGTGAAAATGTTGCCTTAAGAATATCTGGGTAAATGTGATGTAATTTTTACCTCTGAGGGAGATCACCAGAAAGAGCTTCAGATAGTTGGCTCTGTGAAATTCAGGGCTGAGTATAAGTTTCCAACCCCGCAGgataatcatttaaatttaaatccccCCGTTTATTCTCCCCTCTTACTCACTGTTGCAGATGCCTACGACTGGAGGCACCTCCACGGCTCCCCCAACCAGATCACACAATTTCTTTATTATACAACAAtctgatgacatggatggagctagagagtgttacgctgagcaaaataagtcagtcagggaaaaacaaatatcatatgatttcaccctatgtggaatttaagaaagaaagatgaacatagggataaaacaagagagagggaggcaaaccaagaaacagattcttaactacagagaacaccctgagggtcaccagaggggaggttggtgggtgATGGGAGACATAGGTGTTGGGGATGAAGGCATGcacctgtcatgatgagcactgggtgatggacgggagtgatgaatcactatgttatacacctgaaattaacatcacactgtattttaactatgccagaattaagattaaaaaaaataaaagaatccaatgactattttttccattctctaaAATCCTAAATTCCTTTCAGTTTTGCTTCCATATCATGGCAAATTCTTCTAGTATTTTCCCTAGTTATTTTATGAAAGGCATTTGCCTTCTTCCTTCAAACCTGGCCATTCcattttccagctgtgtgactttggagatGTCACATCATCTgttttgtgcttcagtttcctgcTCTTTAAAATGAGCATTGTTTTCTCATAGGACTGAGTGATATACTGTAAATTGCGTATGTAACTCattcttttcatatgttaatCATTCAATAGCTattaatagttattatttatttccttaattatgAATTCCCTAAAGgacaggatttttcttttttctgtgcacGTGTACACAGTGTATGTGATATTTGCAATAAATGGATGATTGTTTAGGAGAACCACCCAGGAACCTCTGATTACTTACCGATCTGTTCCTCTTATTCTTCTTGTGCCCCTGACTGGTAGGATTGGGGCACCTAGGCGCCAGATCTATCTCCTAAGTTGGTGTCACTGAGTTATGGAATCAGACAGTAGGGGCATGAGTGACAGGTGGCGGGAAGACCCGCAAGCCCAGACCGTGGAATCACTAAATCCAAAACTGAGCTCATTACCCATCCATCTCACACTTACAGGGTCTTTGTTTTATGGATGGAGCCACAATTCTTTCAGTGCCCAGAACCCAATGGTTATCTTTGAATTGCAATTGCCCGTGTGTCAGGTTGTCAAGCTCGACCAATTCTTTCACACTGTCAGATTGATCCATTAAATCTGTGTCTATTCAGACACATTACAACAGACACGTAGACTACAGTTCAATGTTCCATAGTCTCTAGCTTCCAAACTGCTCTTCCTGCTTACGATTGCTTTTATCTTCATAGCAACCTAGCATGTTTGGAGAAGTCTTTCTTAGTTCAGACCTTACCATGCCCATGGCAGCTCAAAATTAGTCAGTGAATCTCCATATTGAACACATTATATTATAACACAGCCTTAGATTCAAGGACTCCTACAATAATGGCTGCAACCATGTGGGCAGACCCACAATCCCCCCCATTTACGCTTCCCCCTTTGTGGGGAACTCCTGCTGCTCTCCATCCTGTAGGGatcattttaagtgaaaaaggtCCCTAAGTATTTCCCACCCTCTCCTTTCTAATCCTCCAGAACACTGTACCTCCAATTCTCCTTTGAtacacaccacattttattttatatttctatatatatttctgtttcagtTCCTGGCCTATTTTCCTGGCTGGATTGCATGTATACTCTCTAAGAGTAAGGACGTGACTTGTAGAAGTAAGGTTAGCTGATAGGTATTCAccacattttaattaattcatttgaaaCCTGCAGCCCTGAAACTCTTCCCTCTGGTGTTCTGATACGTTAGGTTACATTAGCATCTCGATGTTATGATTTCCTTTCACTCATGACCTCAGTAGGGCTCACTGATACACCATCTCCTTCTCTACTCCAGACCAAGGAACCAATGCAAAGTTAACATGTGTCTTAATTTACTCATTTCAACGGTTTTATTGCCATATTTAGGTATTAATTTCACCTCTGATTCACTTTAGATATTTCTTCTTACTGTGATTGTCTAAGAATCTTCCCTTTGGTTTGATGCCATGCATGCATTAGATTCCCTTGTTCTAAATTATCACAGACTTAAACAGTCTTTGATTTGTTTGAATGGTAGGCCTCTCGGAGCTCCACAAAATCAATTTCTACACAAAATCAGTATCTCATTATCCACAAACTCTGTAATGTAAATAACAATTTTAGTCTACAGGAGCGGTAAAAAGGCGCATCTTAAAATacgcaaatgaaaatacaaggttGCAAAGGTAAGTAGCATTAATAGTAACAATTGCATTTTTTCATAGCTTtccttttaacaaaataatttatactaAGGATCTGCAAATACCAGAATGTTCATATCTAACACtccataaaatgtatatataatttatgtatatgtgtatgtatatgtgtgaatgtgtgtgtgtatacacaattgcttttgtacataaatatataaccCTCctcatgtgtgtgtttgttttgttctcaGAATAATCCTCTAAAGtaagtaaactttttaaatgGTGGACCAGAGGAAACTCAGCCATCAAGAGGTTATAGGACTTGTCCAAGTACATAGATCTGGTAAATTCAGAAGCAAAGACTTGAACAATATACGATTTGAATCCTACGTAGTACACTTTCTATAATTCCATTGTTTTTCTCTCAAGCAAAAATACAAGTGGCTGTGAAATCAacatttttcagtaatttttttctttacatttctatcCCCTAATGCTTCCTTTACCCCTCCGCATGGAGCAACAAAACCAGGTGACCTTTGATTTTGTTAAGGGTGACCCTTCCCTCCCCAAACCCCTTCTGTGCTTAGCTGATGCTGGGTTGTAAATTCTCTCAGTCTGTTTGCTTGAGACAGAGACATGGGTGGTTATGGAGGACTGACCTCAGGCTCAAACATGACACCCAGACCCTGGTCTGCTGTTCAGTTTTCCTCCAGGTTCTGTGGTGTCTCCATCCATCTCTCCTCACCTTCCGAAGGGTCAACTTCATGACTGTAACTCCCAATTATGGCCATCCACAGAACCGTAGACCTGCAGGGCGTTCTCCCATGAGTCTCCACGCCATTCTATGAAAGCCTCTGAGATTTAGCATAATTAGCACCTGCTGCTGCCAGCATGTCCAGGAGACAAGAGCCAGAGGGACCGGAAGACGAGACAACCTCAGAAGCCATCAGGACAGTGTTTCTAACAAAATACAAACTTGGGCGAGTTCAGAGGGTCACCTCAGAGGAAATCAAATCAATTCCATTAAGACTTGGTTTTAGTGGTTGCCAAgatgatttttataatattggTTATGAAGTAGGCAAAATTGTCCTTTATATATGCttatatgcttatttttctgagaaaaataggACAACTTTATACAGATATAAAAGGAATCTTTCCAAAATATGATATTTTCATGTTTCCCTCCATCTTCATTCTAGCTCTTTACTTATATTTATCATAtaagatatttaataaacataagATATATATTGATTCATTTGGTAGTCATAGCCACAGCATAAATTAGGGAAATACAttcaaattatacatatttagCTGATGGCACTCCCCAAACTTAGAAAAATCAGagaacttgcccaagaccacaacCAGGTAGACAGGAAACAAGACAAATGCTTCCAAATTTAGTCTAATTTTTCTTCCTCCAAGTTATGGAGCATTACCAACCCAAACTCCTGAGTTTGAGCCATCAAAATTAGCATTCAACATACGCTTTTCTCTGTATCTCCTTTCTTTACACCATTCTacaccctctttccttccttcttttcccttttttctacaCCTTTGGAGCAGTAGAAAGCACAGTGGATGGGAGACTGCTAGGATTGTCCAAATATACCACATCCGTCAGACTCTGTGCTTCCTTATCACAAGAGGTCTGGTTATTAGAACTCCTGAATTAACTCGATCTCACATTATCATGTGAAACAAAGTTTTTGAGAAGATTTTATATCGGgcttcagaaataaacccaacttTGTGTAGAGATTTACTTTGTCATGAGGGTGAAAGTTCATATCATCAAGAGAACTTAGGAATGTGGTTGTGCCAACTGACTTaaaatctgtgaaaaaaaatacacGAATTCCTACCTTCAAATTAATTCCAAGACAACGAAAAATGTAAGTTTAGAAAGAAGATATCATGCATAAGATCTACAATCACACAGAAGATCACTAAAAACTCAGTGGCCTTCAAATGACGGATGTACTTGATACATCAAAGTAAAATTTCTTCAGAGACAAAtactataaatgaaatgaaatgaaaagaaacaagtgacAAAGTTCAAAAAAATTGTGAAGGGACTGGAcgagattatgctaagtgtaataagtcagtcagagaaagacaattattatatggtttcactcatgtatggaatgtaagaaatagcagggagatcagtaggagaaggaagggaagaatgaagggggggtaaacagaagggggaatgaaccacgagagactgtggatgctgggaaacaaactgagggcttcagaggggacggggggtgggggactgggctaggctggtgatgggtattaaggagggcacgtattgcatggagcactggtgttatacgcaaacaatgaatcatggaacacgacatcaaaaactaatgatgtactgtatggtgactaacataacataataagaaaaaaattttgaaggatGTGAAAAACAGAGAGCTAAACTCCTTCATGTATACATGTTATTATGAATTAGTATGGAAAAGAACAACAACTGAAACAACAGCATTACATGCCTTTCCAATATACATTGAAGTGGCTTATCCCTGTACGTAAAGGCAACTTTCATCTCAGGGAGATACAATGTTACTTATGAAATTGACcaagagcaaaatattttatatggtaTAGAAAAGCCACTTTCGTCTTTTCATAAGCTTAGAATTATTTTACAAACAataactattttataaataaataaaaatataaacaattttataaatcTTAGAATTATAGGCTATGTGTAAAAATGAACATATCTACTGTCAcagaaattccatttttagaCATCCAGCTGACATATGTTCCCACATGTGCCTGTAGAGAGAGATGGATTTATAAGACCCTCACTGCAACATTGTTTGCATTACCAAAGGGTCACCGTATCATAGATGACCACCAGTTCCTAAGTTGTTAAATACATCTTTACAATGTAATATTatgcattcattaaaaataaggaagcagGGCTCTAGTTACAACATTAAAATGGTCTCCCACATAgatatttaaagggaaaaaaagaacaggaggtTATTTGTAACATAACACAAATGTGACattacctatttttctttcttttttttttaaagattttatttatttgacagagagagagacagccagcgagagagggaacacaagcagggggagtgggagaggaagaagcaggctcacagcggaggagcctgatgtggggctcgatcccagatcgccaggatcatgccctgtgccaaaggcagatgctcaacgactgcgccacccaggcgccctgacattACTATTCTTCTACCACATATATcctcaaataaatatacatatgacaTATATGCAAATACCCCGCATACACTTGAATGTACAGAGTATCCCGGAAGGCCTGGGGAATGGGGAGGCAGAGTTAGGGCTAGAGGAGAGATTTGTTTGCCCTGTGAATGTTCCTATTGTatgtatttcttgtctttttttttttttaacgttttttgtatttttaaaaataatgaggacaAAGCAACAAATACCACTGAGTGGTCTCCTAAGGAGCATTCATAGAGTGAGGTTACAACTATGGAAAAATGTGCTTTAAGTCTGAAACTAAATAAACCAACATCTTAATCaaatttttcctaatttgtaatatgcatctctttattttaaacttgAGTTTAAAATTTGAACTTCTGTCCCAAAGTAATATATGTAACTAAAGTCAAATGGTTCTACGGAGATTAACAAAGCAGTAGTTGGAATCCCACTCTGTTCTATAAAGTGGGCATTTttggttcctttattttttatctggcATTTTCCTGGATATTTCTAAACTAATTCAacatttccagaatgttctcatTCAGTGCTTATACGTGCCAGGATCTGCTCATGCACTTGGGATGTATCAAGGAACAGAACAAAGGCTCCTGTCCCTCAGAAGTTAAAATtcttggggaaggaggcagatAATACACACTAAAGCCTAATGAAGATGTTCTGGAGTATGTCCAGAGACGGTGAGATGGAAACAATGGAGCAGGTGGGAACACCATGTGCGCGAGACCAATAGGTGGTGGAATGAACTGTCAGGAGGGCTCTCTGTGCAGAGGTGAGAACTGAATCCTcgaaggaagggaagaagttaGCCAAGCAGGTGTCTGGATCCAGTTTTCCCTCCAGAGATGAGCTATGGCTGTCCAGCCGCAGGACACCTGGTGCATCTCACTGACGGCATGGAGGTCAGCAGGGCTGAGTGGACTGACTCAGGGGCCGAGCAGAATGAGCTCTGCAGGACAGATGTGGCCTTTGCAGGCCATTGTGAGGACTTAAGCTATTCCTGTGCCTGGAGTAGGTGTTCAGGCCTCTGCAGAGGAGTCTACCTTGGGTCTCAGAAGAACTCTTTGGAAGTCTGGAAGTGATGGGACCATAAACACTCTACAGCAGTAATTGAGGGAGAGATGAGGGTGACCCAGACAGGGCTTTAGCAAGAGAAGTGGCAACATTCTGGGTATGTTTGAGAGTGGAGGTAACAGCTAACAGTGATGTATCTGGACAGATGCCTGCTACACAGgcagtgagcacagcataaggtaCAAACTTGCTGGATCActtgttgcacacctgaaaccaatgcaacattgtgtgtcaactacactcaaattaaataaaagaatggatgTGGGCTGAATATTGACTCTATGTGCATCTTGTTCAATGAATGGGAATTGAAGTGCCTTTTGAGTAATCTGGGAAGAAATCAATGCTCTTTtgcatattgaaaaaataaattaaaaataaataaatatgtacatacataaataaactatttgaactatgttcaaattaaaaacaaaaacaaaacacaaaaacttccTTGGCTTTCTTGGTGTGTGGTGTGGAGGAAAGGAGTCAGCTTCTGGGCCTCCATGTGGATCAGGAGGTAGTTGAATCTGAATGAGGGGGAATGAGGATCACGGGAGGGAGGTTAGTCAGTGGCGTGAAAGATGTTGCCTCAATGTACATCCAACCCACATAGAAGTTTTACCTTCTAGAAGATTAAAGAGGCCAAGACTTGTAATGGGCTTTTTGAAAGCCCaaacaattataaatgaaaatgtttaaaacacgTTTACTGATACAAAGCATATTTCCAAAGACCATAACTGTACATCATGTTTAAGACAAATAGGCACTTTCCACCTGTCATCAGTAAAAATCACTCAGGCTTCAAAATTATTCCCTCATCATAACTGCATAtcctgaaattgttttcttacttattgtgaaaattaatcaTGGAAGTAAAATGTATTACATCATTCTAAATGATTAGTACTTTAAATTCATGTAACATATCATGTAAAAAATATACTTAGTGGGAAAGATAGGCAATCAAAGGGAAGGTCAGGTGGGGGGATCTAGGCATCCAAAAACAATGAAAGCAGATGGGCAGAGTGATGTCTCaaagagcaaaaggaaatgaTACTATAATGAGAACATAAAGGGGCCCCTAAGAAACAAACtagttta encodes:
- the LOC100475287 gene encoding olfactory receptor 2B2; its protein translation is MGISNQSSQDDFILLGFSDHPWLETPLFIIFLVAYIFALFGNISIILVSRLDPQLDSPMYFFVSNLSLLDLCYTTSTVPQMLVNLRGPGKSISYGGCVAQLYIFLALGSTECILLAVMAFDRYAAVCKPLHYPIIVSQRRCIHMATGTWISGFANSLVQSTLTMVVPRCGHRVMDHFFCEVPALLKLACADTHVNEAELNVLAALLLLVPLTLILGTYVLIARAVMRIRSAESRWKSFNTCASHLLVVSLFYFPAISMYVQPPSSYSRDRGKITALFYGIVTPTLNPFIYTLRNKDVKAALRRALTKEFWVKTR